ATCATATTTTTACGAATTTTACAATACCTTACAGTCAGAAGTGTCATGTATCCACTTTTGCTCgacaatatatattattataatgtttaaatttggtatattctgctTTTATTAagaatgggtagcgggtatcgtaaagtcgagcacactcgaatggagctttcttacttgtttttattatattaacatCCCGATGGAATAATAAAAGcctcaaattcaaaattccaaATTGAATAGGGTgcttaataaatgtatttaagaaaATCTTCTTAAATAAAGTCTACAAATTCGATATGTAATAAGGCAATCTTGTTATGCAATATATGTGACGAAGTAAATGTTAaccaattatataaaaatatatattcattaatgatgtggtaaatttaaatttaatgctaatTACTACATTATTACACAAGTCCTATAAAAGGTAACACACCAAAAGCTTCTCAGTCAACTCTAAAATAATCTGCAAAAATGAAACTCTTCGTAAGTtctaaaatttgattatttttatagttaatAACAAAGACTTTATTTCGTTACAGGCGTTAGTATTGGGTCTGATCCTCATTTGCAGCGTTTATTCCGCACCGCAAGGCAGATATGATCCACCGCCGATCAACCCCGATGATAGAATCTGGCCTCCACCTGACCTGATCGATCCCGAATTTGGACGCGGGAGGTGAAGTGAAGTTGCTTCATAACTTAAAGTACGAAACTAATTTGATAAAAGAGCtgttattttgtatacttaaaGTGCGtaataaacatacatacaaatgttaGTTTTGTAATCACTTATGGATATAATGTGCTGACTTTGGCATCAGccgtgcaaaaaaaagaatggtCAGACTtatagaaaaaatgaaatgatgaattttataattcataTAATTCGATTAACTACAGGAAATACGTAatgtgttaaatttaaattaaatgctaattttcCGCATTTCTACAAAATTCCTATAAAAGGCGACACACAATAAGGGTTCCAATCAATTCTAAAATCATTTGCAGAAATGAAACTCTTGGTAAGTTCCAaaattagattatttttataattaataacgaAGACTTTATTTCGACACAGGCGTTAGTAATGGGTTTGTGCCTCATTTGCAGTGTTTATTCTAAAGCGTCACGCAAGCCGTGGGATCCACCATATCCTTCgggtaaataatttaacgtaCGAAATGAATTTGATAGAAGAGCATTTTTTTCTAATTGCACACTTACACTAAAAGTACgtaataaacatacatatattggcTTTGAAATCACTTATGAAGATGATGTGCTGACGCTGGCATCGGCTGTGCCAAAGTATTCGTCAGACTTATAGATGGGAACCGCTTGAAATTCGCCATCAATCAGATTACTGGATGGCTGTGCTCCCAGCGTATCTGCAGCGGATAATTTGGCTTTCAGTGGCTTGAGCAGCAGACCCTTTAGACTGTATTCGGTGACATTGAGCTCCCGCTCAGCAACATCAACTGAGCTCTCGACTTCGTTGAGATTCTCGTTAACTTTGGCCACAAATCGTTCCAATTTGTCGATGCGATTGCGCAGCTCGCCAAAGTTATCGCTGAAGTTAAGAATGCTACTCACATGATTGGCCATAATGCTGTTGGATTCCGCTCGCACCTAGAAAATGCCACATATCAAACTGATTCTTAGCATCGATTACCAATCACTTACCGAAGCCAAAACAGTTTCGAACTCGTCTAGTCGGGCGAGCATGTCTTCGATGTTGTTGCACAGTGGGTTAACCTGAAGAGGGGTGAGTGCGGAAGAGGGATAATTATAAGGTGAAAGCATAGATGTCTCAAGTTATATACTCACTTCTCTATCCAAATCGGCAGTTTGTATGATTCTCGCATAATCTTTGGCACTCTGCTCAACCATTTTCACACATCAGCTGACGACACAGagcaaacgaaaacaacaaaacagtaaAATCAACAAGCTGCAGACGCTGAAATCGATAAGCGCTTATCGATAACGCGGCCAGTGTTGCTCATTGGGATAGTTTTTCTTAGCCAGGGCTGCTATGCACTGAGATGTTAATCAGTTTTACAGCTACAGGGCTGCACAACTCTAATAAGGTTGGCAACAATGCTCAAGATTGGCAAATTCTAAACTCGCGTATGTTGTATTGAtttgtgtgttcgtgtgttcTTGGGCCTCAGAGATTACAACTTGTACCTATTGTCTAGTGCCACTGCCAGACAGCAGCGAGCGTAATGAGCAATTACCGAGGTATCGGGGGCGGCGGCTTCCCATACAAAAAGCAACCGAGCGGTGGCAACAACATGAGCGCTGTGCCGCCGCCGCCGGCTTTAAGCAGCAATCGAGGCGGAGGATTTGGCTTCAGCATCGGCCGTGGACGAGGCCGGGGCTTTCaggctgcaacaacagcaactggcccaacagcagccagcagcggcaacacCTCAAAGCATGGCTATTCTACGCTGGAGTCCATCAGTCAGTACACAAATTCTACGAATTTTGTGGGCAAACGCAAGCAACACATGGACGACGATTACtttgacgacgacgatgagccagccacgcagcaacagcagccggaGCAGGCTTATATACCAGCACCCGGCTCACCAGGTGCCTCGCCAggtggcaacaataacaaagcgGACTCCGATTCAGATGAGGATCCGCTGGAACAGTTTATGGCCGGCATCAATAAGCAAGTGGAAAAAGAGAAGGTGCGGGCGGCCGCCAGTGCGTCAGACACACAGCTGAAGGCGTCGTCGGCAGCGGTGCTGGAGAAGAAGGGCGTGCGTGGCGACATCGATGACGAGGACGATGAGGAGAGCTACTATCGCTACATGGAGGAGAACCCAAATGCGGGACTGCGCGACGAGGGATCCGATCAGGAGATCGACTACGATGAGGATGGCAATCCGATAGCGCCGCCCAAGAAAAAGGATATCGATCCCTTGCCTCCCATCTATCACTCCGAGATCGAGTACGAACCCTTCGAGCGCAACTTCTATACGCCGCACGAGGACATTGCCCAGCTGGATGAGGAGCAGGTGCGCGAACTCCGTCGCACGCTGGGCGTCAAGGTGAGCGGCGCTGCGCCTCCGCATCCAGTGAGCTCCTTTGGCCACTTTGGTTTCGATGAACCACTGCTGAAGTCGGTGCGCAAGGCGGAATACACGCAGCCCACGCCCATTCAGGCGCAAGCGGTGCCAGCGGCTCTGTCGGGACGTGACATCATTGGCATTGCCAAGACAGGATCGGGCAAGACGGCTGCATTCATTTGGCCACTGCTGACGCATCTGATGGATCAGCGGGAACTGCGTACGGGTGATGGACCCATTGGTTTGATCCTAGCGCCAACGCGCGAACTCTCGCTGCAGATCTACAACGAGGCTAAGAAGTTCGGCAAGGTGTACAACATCAATGTGGTATGCTGCTATGGCGGTGGATCCAAATGGGAGCAGAGCAAGGCACTGGAGCAGGGCTGTGAGATTGTCGTTGCGACGCCGGGACGCATGATCGATATGGTCAAGATGAAGGCCACCAATTTGCGGCGAGTCACATTTCTGGTGCTCGACGAAGCCGATCGCATGTTTCACATGGGCTTCGAACCTCAAGTGCGCTCCATTTGCAATCATGTGCGTCCCGATCGCCAGACGCTGCTCTTCTCCGCCACGTTTAAGAAACGCATCGAACGTCTCGCCAGGGATATATTGACCGATCCGGTGCGCATCGTGCAGGGCGATTTGAATGAGGCGAATCAGGATATTACACAGCATGTGTATGTTTTTCCCAATCCGCTGCAGAAATGGAACTGGCTGCTCTGCCATCTCGTCAAGTTCCTCTCCGAGGGTGCGGTTCTTGTGTTTGTCACGAAGAAAGCCGACGCCGAGACGGTGGCCAACAATCTGCTCGTTAAGGAGTACAATTGTCTGCTGTTGCATGGCGACATGGATCAAGCGGATCGTAACAAGGTCATTATGCAGTTCAAGCGCAAGGAATGCGACATCCTGGTGGCCACAGATGTGGCAGCTCGTGGTCTGGACATTCCGCACATCCGCAACGTGGTCAACTATGATATTGCACGGGACATTGATACGCACACGCATCGCATTGGACGCACGGGACGCGCTGGGGAAAAGGGCAATGCGTATACGCTGGTGACGGACAAGGATAAGGAATTTGCGGGACATTTGGTGCGCAATCTGGAGGGCGCCGATCAGGAGGTGCCCGACGATCTCATGGAGCTGGCCATGAAGAGCTCCTGGTTTCGCAGCTCACGCTTCAAGCAGAGCAAGGCACGCAAGCCGGCAAATAATTTCATGGGATTGGGTTACCGTGAGCGGCCTGGAAGCGGAGgaagtggcagcggcagcggtggCTCTACCGGATCTATTGGCAAGAGCAAGGGACCAGCGCCGGAGCCAAGCAGCAAATCGCTGTCGGGCGCCGGACCCGCAACCGATCGCTATTCAGCGATGCGTCAAGCTTTCCGGTCGCAGTACAATTCACAGTTTCGTGCCTCCAGCGATCGCACCTGGGAGCAAACGGTGCCAGAGACGGGTGTCTTTGCAGCGCCACctccgccaccaccaccagcagcagcgccCGCAGCAACAGGAGCGGGAGCGTCAAGTCTGGACTCGAAGCGTGCCAAGAAAAGTCGCTGGAACTGAGGGAGAGAAGAAGAGGAGAAGCATACAAACGAAAGGAATCAATCCCAATCCCACAACCAGTCCAAGCTCatctttcatttcaatattatttaatgtgtATTGCTTTTCTTTCACCATTTAAAAGTACTACCTAACGACTAgcattaatatataaaattatatatttatccaTTGTATACTACTGTCAGCAAAAAGTCTCGATACTGTGGCTATAACTCAAAATCTTTATAGGTCTTCTGAATTAGTTTCATTGCCATTAAAGTAGTTCTCCACTCATTATTAATCACTTTTAATGATTATGCTAGAAAAACCTCCTGTTTCTTCActtattcaacattttcaaaacGGAGTTCGACACAAGGTTTTCAAGCTAGAAGTTCTAAATCTTGTTCCTAATggattttcttaattttataaataccgAAAGAAATCATCCATTTTGTTCACGATCGACATTTGGTGACTCTGAGACTCAGAGGTAATTCTTGCTGTGGAGGGATTTTTACGGATTTTAGAATTGCGatgaaaaatcaaatgatAAGATTTTCAAACATCTACTTCATCAATGGTCATCCGTCTGTTTCTCGAATTTAATCTTTTCTACTACTTCACTTTCCactttacaaaattttattcGGCACACTAAAAGCTTGTTATGT
This is a stretch of genomic DNA from Drosophila albomicans strain 15112-1751.03 chromosome 3, ASM965048v2, whole genome shotgun sequence. It encodes these proteins:
- the LOC117567055 gene encoding biogenesis of lysosome-related organelles complex 1 subunit 4, with protein sequence MVEQSAKDYARIIQTADLDREVNPLCNNIEDMLARLDEFETVLASVRAESNSIMANHVSSILNFSDNFGELRNRIDKLERFVAKVNENLNEVESSVDVAERELNVTEYSLKGLLLKPLKAKLSAADTLGAQPSSNLIDGEFQAVPIYKSDEYFGTADASVSTSSS
- the LOC117567053 gene encoding ATP-dependent RNA helicase DDX42, which produces MSNYRGIGGGGFPYKKQPSGGNNMSAVPPPPALSSNRGGGFGFSIGRGRGRGFQAATTATGPTAASSGNTSKHGYSTLESISQYTNSTNFVGKRKQHMDDDYFDDDDEPATQQQQPEQAYIPAPGSPGASPGGNNNKADSDSDEDPLEQFMAGINKQVEKEKVRAAASASDTQLKASSAAVLEKKGVRGDIDDEDDEESYYRYMEENPNAGLRDEGSDQEIDYDEDGNPIAPPKKKDIDPLPPIYHSEIEYEPFERNFYTPHEDIAQLDEEQVRELRRTLGVKVSGAAPPHPVSSFGHFGFDEPLLKSVRKAEYTQPTPIQAQAVPAALSGRDIIGIAKTGSGKTAAFIWPLLTHLMDQRELRTGDGPIGLILAPTRELSLQIYNEAKKFGKVYNINVVCCYGGGSKWEQSKALEQGCEIVVATPGRMIDMVKMKATNLRRVTFLVLDEADRMFHMGFEPQVRSICNHVRPDRQTLLFSATFKKRIERLARDILTDPVRIVQGDLNEANQDITQHVYVFPNPLQKWNWLLCHLVKFLSEGAVLVFVTKKADAETVANNLLVKEYNCLLLHGDMDQADRNKVIMQFKRKECDILVATDVAARGLDIPHIRNVVNYDIARDIDTHTHRIGRTGRAGEKGNAYTLVTDKDKEFAGHLVRNLEGADQEVPDDLMELAMKSSWFRSSRFKQSKARKPANNFMGLGYRERPGSGGSGSGSGGSTGSIGKSKGPAPEPSSKSLSGAGPATDRYSAMRQAFRSQYNSQFRASSDRTWEQTVPETGVFAAPPPPPPPAAAPAATGAGASSLDSKRAKKSRWN